The Naumovozyma dairenensis CBS 421 chromosome 8, complete genome genomic sequence TCATCATTACCGAGTTTGAACAGTACTGTTCCTAAGGGAAGAAAGGCgaaacaaaaacaattattgTTCCACATTGGTGTATGACTTACGATTCCTCAataaatttctttgaatatatattatggTGATAGATAGAATAACAATTACATTTAtaaaaacattttttttatagaaAACTTCatagataataaatctttcgCATTTCTCAACTCCTTTCTTTAAAATGTCGCTATAATATTCACATAATGGACAATACCTAAGGTTGTAAAGGTAATATCTGTTGTGGTAGACATGGTTGTCTGCATAGAGGACATTCTGCCCTTTCTTGACACCAATCCATCAAACATCTCCAACAAAATATGTGACCGCATGGAGAGCAACTTGGGTCTACCATATCATTTAAACAAAGGATACAGTTCCTTGAACTCGGTGGAATGAAGGGTAAAATCTTTTCATCTGATAACGATATATGGACtacttcttgttctttggGTATCCTTATTATTGTTCCATCATTTCGTAGTCTATCTTTATTACTTATTTGCAATTTttcgttattatttgaagcGCTGTTGAAATTAAGTTGTCTCAGCCTTTCCATTATTTTAGGTATAACTTTGGCTAGATTTTGAAGTAATATAATGTAACCTACTATAGTATAGGTATTAGAACTTTTATCCCTaaattgtttttcattGCTGGAAACTCGATGTCCTAAGGCATACTTCATTCCAAATAATCTCTTCGAAAGATCATAGTAAGCCCCTTGGAAATAAAAGACTATCATATGCGTATCTAGAGACAGGTCTAAAAGGTTTTTGAAACtgaattttgaattatcCTCGTTACTGTTTCCATCCAGCTCATCGTTACCAGTTatctttttgaaaagtCTATAGCATTTAAAAACCATATACGAGCCCAAAATATGTGAAAGTATAAACAATAATTTTCTGTATCTTTTCAGTAATTTAGTTCCCTTTCTATTAACATAAATCAGGTCAACATATTCTTCTCCTAGTGTTCTATTACCTCGCAAAGTAGTCAACGTTAAATACAATAACTTTACTCCTAGACCTATTTCCTTCGGATGGGTATTCGAAAACAACTGACCCTTTATAGACTTAAGTACTGATATAGTCTTTTCAATCAATATACTTTGGATTTGTTCATCTTTTTGATGTGCTTGTACGATACTTGGGGCATCTGCAAACGGTAAAACTAGAGATTCTTCCTTAAGTTCATTAGGAGTTAAGCCATCAACAGAGGCAACTTCACTCATCGCCTATAAATCCTTAATGAATGAGTAGATATTTCAACTAAGAGTCTCATACCAACTCTTCTTGTTCCTTTTCTTGCACGTACAAATcacctcttcttcttaaaGGACTCcaataaatctttattGCGATGAAAACCTCAAATTTTTCGAAAATTTAAAGGCTTATCAATTTCTGATTTTAAAGATGCTTTTGGGTGAAAACTAAAGGCTTAGACCACAAGTCCCTTTGACTTActtaaatcattttcaagaCTAGAGAAAAAGGATTTCTACTCAAATTGAGAAATATCTACTGtatcaaataaagaataaacCCAAGGACAAAGCTATTTGTAAAGATGACTGATTTACATTCTATAGATTTGGCATCTTCTATTCCGGAAGAGGAAGTGGAAGTGACCAAATCGCAACCACAAGCACATGAAGGCATTGAACAACTACAATCAGAAGGACAGGATGATGCAAACTCGTTAAGTTCACTCAAACCGATAATCTCAGAAACACCGAAACAGGAGGAGGAAATTGAGAGTTTGAAAGGTGATCCAGTCATAAGGCAATATCATGTTGCATGTCAGACAGGTGATTTGACTACAGTGAAACAATTGATTTCATCAGGTGTGATTGATATCAAACATGACTATGATGATGTAGCTGTAAATGATGAAAACGAAAGGACAACAGGGTTACATTGGGCTAGTATCAACAATAGATTGTCGGTCGTCAAATATCTGATTAGCCAAGGTGCTGATGTTAATGCTACAACTGGGAACCTGAATGCGACACCATTACATTGGGCTGCTAGGTATGGTTACGTGTATATTGTGgattatttattacaaCATGGAGCTGATCCATCTTTGTGTGACCTACAAGGGTTTAACCTTCTACATTTGGCAATAAATAGTTCTAATATCATGCTTGTTGTctatgtattatttttcattgtcAGTAAGAATATCTTAGATGTTGATTGTCAAGATCCTCATGGAAGAACACCGTTGCTATGGGCTGCTTATCAAGGCGATTCTTTGTCAGTTGctatattattgaaatttggcGCATCTACTAAGATAACTGATGAAGGAGGGTTCACACCATTACATTGGGCCACCGTAAAGGGTCAACCTCatgttttaaaatatttaattcgTGATGGAGctgattttttcaaaaagacAAATGACGGTAAAGATTGCTTTACAATTGCTAAAGAAATGAACACGGAATACTCTTTAAGGGACTCATTAAGGACATGTGGTTTTGATATTAATGGATTTCCTATTAAAAAATACTTCAAAACAAGTGATCATGCAAAAATGGTAACATTTTTCGCTCCATTAGTACTTTTATCTACcatattcttattatgGAGTCATATCCATCCATTATTCGCATTAATAGTATCTCTTTTGTTAGGACTTGTTACAATTAAAGCGTTGAAGAAGTTTGTGTTACCATCGTATGATGACGACACAATTTTCCATAAAAGCATCCTCAAATCACCATTCGTTTCCGGTATATTCTTTGGTAGTGTTGTATTATTAACTGTTGTTTGGTTTTTCCATATCTTACCATGGACTATTGAAGAGGGGGAAAGTCATGTACTAATGGCTATTATCCTATTTGCTGtattttatatcttttccaaattattaatatcagaTCCAGGTTGTATTCCTCCAGAAACAAATCATGATAATATTAGAAACattataaaagaattattagatgtTGGCAAATTTGATAGTAAAAACTTCTGTTTAGAAAGTTGGACCAGGAAACCATTAAGAAGTAAATATTCACATTTGAACAATGCTCTCGTGGCAAGGTTTGACCATTTTTGTCCTTGGATTTATAACGATGTtggtttgaaaaatcataaaaatttcattggatttattttgttgGTTGAAGCTGGGATCATTACGTTTGCTTCATTATGTTTCgaatattttgatgaattaaaagatCATTTTGAGGTCAATGAAAACACTTCCTGTTTCCTATTGGGAGATAATGATCTTTGTTATGGGTTTACTTATGATAGGCTAACGTTTCTAATACTGTGTTGGTCTTTGATTCAATCCATTTGGCTAATTATCTTAATTTCGATACAAGTATTCCAAATCCTTTATGGTGTTACAAATTCGGAATTCAATAAGTATGTTAAAGATAAGAAGAGAAGACAAGACGATCTACATAGCACAATAAACCATaatgaattctttaatacAACCCCTGAGGATCTACTActtaatgaagatgatgatagtgatatttttgataatgtAAGTCATGATAGGGACACTTCCGTGAGTACTACTGTACCACCACAAAATGAAACCCAGATGAATTTACAAAGGTCTAAGACTTGTTTTAATGTTTGCTGCTCAGTAACAGGTATGGATCAACTGAAAACAGTAATCAAAGAAACATTAGGGATACATTCGATCTCAGGAAGTCGTATACGTCCAACAAATTTACTTTCATCGATCCCAACTAATTATGGAtgtaaaagaaatatgCTTGATTTTTGGTTGACGAGTGATGTGATGGCACCATTATATCATCggttattattttctccTACATCATCAAAGGCGTTATTAAATGGTATTGAAGTTGACTATTATAAGTTATACAAGTTTCCCAAGAAGGACGCACCACCATTTGAGGTACTGGGCCCAGATGTTgtgtaataataatatttttttctttatagaTTTAGTCACATATTTCCAGTATTtagtatatattatgttatagtatatatatctgAATAAAAGAGTACAAAAGTTGTAATCAAAATCACATTAAAGTATGGAACGACTAATATAATAAACTGAATAAGTAAAGATAGGTGtgtaaacaaaaaaaaagggTGACGCGAAAGAATTAGGAAGCCCGAGATCactttttgtttatattttacCCCTTTTGGAGGAAAAAATAGAGGATAATACCGTTTTCGCGTTCCATGATGTCCCCTGTTGCCCCTGGTTACCATCAGATACGAAGAATACTTTAGAATCTTCAGAGATATATTGAAATCTGTCAGTTTTATAGGTATATATACACATATAATTGAAGGAAAGATTAACTCAACTCTGTAtgtttttgtttaattCCTTGATTGACTCAGGTCCCTTGCCAGTGCCACAGTAGCAATTGCcactaaaaaaaaaaaataacaagTAACAAAACAGAATGGGCATTGCAGGTTTACTTCCACAATTAAAAACCATACAAAGGCCAATGACATTAAGTCGATATGCTGGTATGACGCTTGGAATTGATGGATATGCCTGGTTACACAAGGCGGCATGTTCATGTGCCTATGAATTAGTAATGGGTCGTCCtactgaaaaatatttacaatattttattcGGAAAttcaagatgatgaaacaattaaatattcaacCATTTGTTGTATTTGATGGTGGTCCCATTGAAGTGAAAAGGGCTATTGAAATGGATCGACTGAGAAAgagagaaaataataaattgatgGCGAAAAAATTATGGTGCAATGGTGAAAGGCATGCTGCTATGGAACGTTTCCAAAAGAGTGTGGATGTTACTACTGAAATGGCTAAATGtattattgattattgCAAGGATAATTCGATACCGTATGTTATTGCGCCTTTTGAGGCAGATTCACAGATGGTTTATCTAGAGAAGATTGGTATGATTGATGGAATAATATCTGAAGATTCTGATATCTTGATATTTGGTGGTAACAGGTTAAtaacaaaattaaatgacTCTGGTGACTGTTTACAAATTTCAAGTGCTGATTTTATCAAAGTTCAAACAGAAAAATTTCCCATTGGAGAATTAACTGCAGATCAAATTAGAATGTTGGTTTGTTTATCTGGTTGTGATTATACAAATGGGATATGGAAAATTGGATTAATTACTGCAATGAAGTTAGTAAAGCAATTCTCGGATATGAATTCTATTATTTCCTATCTCAAGGAGCTTAATAACgataagaagaaatatattatttctgATACATTTTTGcaagaatatgaatttgCCAATTATTCATTCCAATATCAAAGAGTATTTTGCCCAAAGAGGAATGAAATAGTTAcattaaatgaaatatctAACATTACTagtaataaagaattagaaataatttcacAATGTATTGGATCCGTGGTCCGTAAAGGAGATAAGTCATTACGAAAGGAATGCGTTACAAATTCAGAAGATATCAATCACGAACTATATCTGCAAGTAGCTGTTGGTAATTTAGATCCACAGAATTTTATGAAGAGACTTATAAGCagagaaataaaattgaaagaaaagtATGGGAAGGAACGtgaaagaaagagaaacaCAAAGAAAGCAACAactaatatattcattggagaaaatcataataatttattaaa encodes the following:
- the PEX10 gene encoding ubiquitin-protein ligase peroxin 10 (similar to Saccharomyces cerevisiae PEX10 (YDR265W); ancestral locus Anc_5.628), coding for MSEVASVDGLTPNELKEESLVLPFADAPSIVQAHQKDEQIQSILIEKTISVLKSIKGQLFSNTHPKEIGLGVKLLYLTLTTLRGNRTLGEEYVDLIYVNRKGTKLLKRYRKLLFILSHILGSYMVFKCYRLFKKITGNDELDGNSNEDNSKFSFKNLLDLSLDTHMIVFYFQGAYYDLSKRLFGMKYALGHRVSSNEKQFRDKSSNTYTIVGYIILLQNLAKVIPKIMERLRQLNFNSASNNNEKLQISNKDRLRNDGTIIRIPKEQEVVHISLSDEKILPFIPPSSRNCILCLNDMVDPSCSPCGHIFCWRCLMDWCQERAECPLCRQPCLPQQILPLQP
- the AKR1 gene encoding palmitoyltransferase AKR1 (similar to Saccharomyces cerevisiae AKR1 (YDR264C) and AKR2 (YOR034C); ancestral locus Anc_5.626), whose translation is MTDLHSIDLASSIPEEEVEVTKSQPQAHEGIEQLQSEGQDDANSLSSLKPIISETPKQEEEIESLKGDPVIRQYHVACQTGDLTTVKQLISSGVIDIKHDYDDVAVNDENERTTGLHWASINNRLSVVKYLISQGADVNATTGNLNATPLHWAARYGYVYIVDYLLQHGADPSLCDLQGFNLLHLAINSSNIMLVVYVLFFIVSKNILDVDCQDPHGRTPLLWAAYQGDSLSVAILLKFGASTKITDEGGFTPLHWATVKGQPHVLKYLIRDGADFFKKTNDGKDCFTIAKEMNTEYSLRDSLRTCGFDINGFPIKKYFKTSDHAKMVTFFAPLVLLSTIFLLWSHIHPLFALIVSLLLGLVTIKALKKFVLPSYDDDTIFHKSILKSPFVSGIFFGSVVLLTVVWFFHILPWTIEEGESHVLMAIILFAVFYIFSKLLISDPGCIPPETNHDNIRNIIKELLDVGKFDSKNFCLESWTRKPLRSKYSHLNNALVARFDHFCPWIYNDVGLKNHKNFIGFILLVEAGIITFASLCFEYFDELKDHFEVNENTSCFLLGDNDLCYGFTYDRLTFLILCWSLIQSIWLIILISIQVFQILYGVTNSEFNKYVKDKKRRQDDLHSTINHNEFFNTTPEDLLLNEDDDSDIFDNVSHDRDTSVSTTVPPQNETQMNLQRSKTCFNVCCSVTGMDQLKTVIKETLGIHSISGSRIRPTNLLSSIPTNYGCKRNMLDFWLTSDVMAPLYHRLLFSPTSSKALLNGIEVDYYKLYKFPKKDAPPFEVLGPDVV
- the DIN7 gene encoding exodeoxyribonuclease DIN7 (similar to Saccharomyces cerevisiae DIN7 (YDR263C) and EXO1 (YOR033C); ancestral locus Anc_5.625), with the protein product MGIAGLLPQLKTIQRPMTLSRYAGMTLGIDGYAWLHKAACSCAYELVMGRPTEKYLQYFIRKFKMMKQLNIQPFVVFDGGPIEVKRAIEMDRLRKRENNKLMAKKLWCNGERHAAMERFQKSVDVTTEMAKCIIDYCKDNSIPYVIAPFEADSQMVYLEKIGMIDGIISEDSDILIFGGNRLITKLNDSGDCLQISSADFIKVQTEKFPIGELTADQIRMLVCLSGCDYTNGIWKIGLITAMKLVKQFSDMNSIISYLKELNNDKKKYIISDTFLQEYEFANYSFQYQRVFCPKRNEIVTLNEISNITSNKELEIISQCIGSVVRKGDKSLRKECVTNSEDINHELYLQVAVGNLDPQNFMKRLISREIKLKEKYGKERERKRNTKKATTNIFIGENHNNLLNTIPSAFNVGCPAY